One Microbacterium sp. zg-B96 genomic region harbors:
- a CDS encoding MerR family transcriptional regulator has protein sequence MTAGDLADGQPFSADLLFTDGLPQMDDEVGYRGAQAARAAGITYRQLDYWARTELVEPTVRGASGSGSQRLYGFRDILVLKLVKRLLDTGISLQQIRTAVDQLRAAGIRDLAGTTLMSDGASVYLCTSNDEVIDLVSRGQGVFGIAVGKVLREVESTLVDFDGQSPDPVDELAARRSQRTA, from the coding sequence ATGACCGCTGGCGACTTGGCCGACGGCCAGCCCTTCTCAGCTGACCTCCTGTTCACCGATGGCCTGCCCCAGATGGACGATGAAGTCGGTTACCGTGGCGCCCAGGCGGCGCGCGCAGCAGGCATCACGTACCGTCAGCTGGACTATTGGGCGCGCACCGAGCTGGTCGAGCCGACCGTGCGCGGCGCCTCCGGATCCGGTTCGCAGCGCCTCTACGGCTTCCGCGACATCCTCGTGCTCAAGCTCGTCAAGCGGCTGTTGGACACCGGCATCTCGCTGCAGCAGATCCGTACCGCGGTCGACCAGTTGCGAGCAGCGGGCATCCGCGATCTCGCCGGGACGACGCTGATGAGCGACGGTGCCTCGGTGTACCTGTGTACGTCGAACGACGAGGTCATCGATCTGGTCAGCCGCGGACAGGGCGTCTTCGGCATCGCCGTGGGCAAGGTGCTTCGCGAGGTGGAGTCGACGCTCGTGGACTTCGACGGGCAGTCGCCGGACCCGGTGGACGAGCTCGCCGCGCGCCGCTCCCAGCGCACCGCCTGA
- a CDS encoding pyruvate carboxylase: MFRKILVANRGEIAIRAFRAAFELGARTVAVFPYEDRYSLHRLKADEAYRIGEEGHPVRAYLDVDEIIRVATESGADAIYPGYGFLSENPELAARAAAAGIAFIGPPAKVLEMAGNKVTAKHHAIAAGVPVLRSTEASDDIDALVAQAEDIGFPLFAKAVAGGGGRGMRRVDRAEELAPSLAEAMREAGSAFGDSRMFLEQAVLRPRHVEVQILADTAGHTVHLFERDCSVQRRHQKVIEIAPAPNLDDDTRDALHRYAVAFAESIGYQNAGTVEFLLETAGPRTGEVVFIEMNPRIQVEHTVTEEVTDVDLVQSQMRIAAGETLEELGLRQEDIHLRGAALQCRITTEDPSQGFRPDTGKITTYRSPGGAGIRLDGGTTAAGSQISPHFDSMLAKLTCRGRDFQAAVVRSRRALAEFRIRGVSTNIPFLQSVLEDPAFVAGDLSTAFIDERPHLANGRESKDRGSKILGWLADTTVNRPNGSNPLTVDPASKLPTVDLTAPAPAGSRQRLQELGPAGFAKSLREQTALAVTETTFRDAHQSLLATRVRTKDLVTVAPYVARLTPQLLSVEAWGGATYDVALRFLGEDPWERLDALRTSLPNVAIQMLLRGRNTVGYTPYPTQVTDAFVREAAASGVDIFRIFDALNDVSQMRPAIDAVLASGTAVAEVAVCYTGDLLNPAEDLYTLDYYLRLAEQIVDAGAHVLAIKDMAGLLRPAAAGRLVSALRDRFDLPVHVHTHDTAGGQLATLLAASAAGADAVDAAAAPMSGTTSQPSLSALVAALANTDRDTGLDLDAVSDLEPYWEAVRALYRPFESGLPGPTGRVYRHEIPGGQLSNLRQQAIALGLADDFELIEDMYAAADAILGRVPKVTPSSKVVGDLALHLAAVKADPADFAENPHKYDVPDSVVGFMAGELGDLPGGWPEPFRTKVLAGREVREGMTELSDEDAAALDGDSTTRRGTLNELLFPAPTRAFQEVRDTYGDLSVLDTVDYLYGLASGTEHVVEIERGVQLYVGLEAIGEADDKGMRTVMTTLNGQLRPVFVRDRAIDVAHRQAEKADTSKPGQVAAPFSGVATIKVEVGDTVAAGQPVASIEAMKMEAAITSPVDGVVERLAVTGTQQVEAGDLLAVVRPSE; the protein is encoded by the coding sequence ATGTTCCGCAAAATCCTGGTCGCGAACCGCGGCGAGATCGCTATTCGAGCCTTCCGCGCCGCCTTCGAACTCGGCGCCCGAACGGTCGCGGTCTTCCCCTACGAGGACCGGTATTCGCTTCATCGGCTGAAGGCCGATGAAGCCTACCGCATCGGCGAAGAGGGCCACCCGGTGCGCGCCTACCTCGATGTCGACGAGATCATCCGCGTGGCCACCGAGAGCGGGGCGGATGCCATTTACCCCGGCTACGGCTTCCTCTCGGAGAACCCGGAGCTTGCGGCAAGGGCGGCGGCGGCCGGCATCGCGTTCATCGGCCCTCCCGCGAAGGTGCTGGAGATGGCCGGCAACAAGGTCACCGCCAAGCACCACGCGATCGCCGCCGGCGTGCCGGTGCTGCGCTCGACCGAGGCATCCGATGACATCGACGCGCTCGTCGCGCAGGCCGAGGACATCGGCTTCCCGCTCTTCGCCAAGGCGGTCGCCGGCGGCGGCGGCCGCGGGATGCGCCGCGTCGACCGGGCCGAAGAGCTCGCGCCGTCACTGGCCGAGGCGATGCGCGAAGCGGGGAGTGCGTTCGGAGACTCGCGCATGTTCCTCGAGCAGGCGGTCCTGCGGCCTCGGCACGTCGAAGTGCAGATCCTCGCCGACACCGCTGGCCACACCGTGCACCTGTTCGAGCGTGACTGCTCGGTGCAGCGCCGCCACCAGAAGGTCATCGAGATCGCCCCTGCGCCGAACCTCGACGACGACACCCGCGATGCGCTGCACCGCTACGCAGTCGCGTTCGCCGAGTCCATCGGCTACCAGAACGCCGGCACCGTGGAGTTCCTCCTCGAAACCGCCGGCCCCCGCACCGGCGAAGTGGTGTTCATCGAGATGAACCCGCGCATCCAGGTGGAGCACACCGTGACCGAGGAGGTCACCGACGTCGACCTCGTGCAGTCGCAGATGCGCATCGCCGCGGGGGAGACCCTGGAGGAGCTCGGGCTTCGCCAGGAGGACATCCACCTGCGCGGCGCCGCCCTGCAGTGCCGCATCACCACCGAGGACCCGTCGCAGGGCTTCCGGCCCGACACGGGCAAGATCACCACCTACCGCTCGCCCGGTGGTGCCGGCATCCGCCTCGACGGCGGCACGACCGCCGCCGGCTCGCAGATCAGCCCGCACTTCGACTCGATGCTCGCCAAGCTCACCTGCCGTGGCCGCGACTTCCAAGCCGCCGTGGTGCGCTCCCGCCGCGCACTGGCCGAGTTCCGCATCCGCGGCGTATCCACCAACATCCCGTTCCTGCAGAGCGTGCTGGAGGACCCGGCGTTCGTCGCGGGTGACCTGTCCACCGCGTTCATCGACGAGCGGCCGCACCTGGCCAACGGGCGCGAGTCGAAGGACCGCGGCTCGAAGATCCTCGGCTGGCTCGCCGACACCACCGTCAACCGGCCCAACGGCTCCAACCCGCTGACGGTCGACCCGGCATCCAAGCTCCCCACCGTCGATCTCACCGCCCCCGCTCCCGCCGGCTCGCGGCAGCGCCTGCAGGAGCTCGGCCCGGCCGGTTTCGCCAAGTCCCTCCGCGAACAGACGGCCCTCGCCGTCACCGAGACGACCTTCCGCGACGCCCACCAGTCGCTGCTGGCCACCCGCGTGCGCACGAAGGACCTCGTCACCGTGGCCCCCTACGTCGCGCGGCTCACCCCGCAGCTGCTGTCGGTCGAGGCCTGGGGCGGCGCCACCTACGACGTCGCGCTGCGCTTCCTCGGTGAGGACCCGTGGGAACGCCTCGATGCGCTGCGCACTTCACTGCCGAACGTGGCGATCCAGATGCTGCTGCGCGGCCGCAACACCGTGGGCTACACGCCGTACCCGACGCAGGTGACCGATGCCTTCGTCCGCGAGGCCGCGGCATCCGGCGTCGACATCTTCCGCATCTTCGACGCGCTCAACGACGTGTCCCAGATGCGCCCGGCCATCGACGCGGTGCTGGCCAGCGGCACCGCCGTGGCCGAAGTGGCCGTCTGCTACACCGGCGACCTGCTCAACCCGGCCGAGGACCTCTACACGCTCGACTACTACCTGCGCCTGGCTGAGCAGATCGTGGATGCCGGGGCGCACGTGCTGGCCATCAAGGACATGGCCGGGTTGCTCCGCCCTGCCGCCGCCGGCCGTCTGGTCTCGGCGCTGCGCGACCGGTTCGACCTGCCGGTGCACGTGCACACGCACGACACCGCCGGCGGACAGCTCGCGACGCTGCTGGCTGCCAGCGCCGCCGGGGCGGATGCCGTGGATGCCGCGGCCGCCCCCATGTCCGGCACGACCAGCCAGCCGTCGCTGTCCGCCCTGGTCGCGGCGCTCGCGAACACCGACCGCGACACCGGGCTCGACCTTGACGCCGTCTCCGACCTCGAGCCCTACTGGGAGGCGGTGCGCGCCCTGTACCGTCCGTTCGAGTCGGGTCTGCCCGGCCCCACCGGCCGCGTCTACCGGCACGAGATCCCGGGCGGACAGCTGTCGAACCTGCGCCAGCAGGCGATCGCGCTGGGGCTGGCGGACGACTTCGAGCTGATCGAGGACATGTACGCCGCAGCGGATGCCATCCTCGGCCGCGTGCCCAAGGTGACGCCGTCGTCGAAGGTGGTCGGCGACCTCGCACTGCACCTGGCGGCGGTCAAGGCCGACCCGGCCGACTTCGCCGAGAACCCGCACAAATACGACGTGCCCGACTCGGTGGTCGGCTTCATGGCAGGCGAGCTGGGGGATCTCCCCGGCGGCTGGCCGGAGCCGTTCCGCACCAAGGTGCTGGCCGGCCGCGAAGTGCGGGAGGGAATGACCGAACTCTCCGACGAGGATGCCGCGGCGCTCGACGGCGACTCCACCACCCGCCGGGGCACGTTGAATGAGCTGCTGTTCCCCGCTCCCACCCGGGCGTTCCAGGAGGTGCGCGACACCTACGGCGACCTCAGCGTGCTGGACACCGTCGACTACCTCTACGGCCTCGCGTCGGGTACCGAGCACGTCGTGGAGATCGAGCGGGGCGTGCAGCTGTACGTGGGGCTCGAGGCGATCGGCGAGGCCGACGACAAGGGCATGCGCACCGTCATGACCACACTCAACGGTCAGCTGCGGCCGGTGTTCGTGCGCGACCGCGCGATCGATGTCGCCCACCGTCAGGCGGAGAAGGCAGACACGTCCAAGCCCGGTCAGGTGGCGGCTCCCTTCTCCGGAGTCGCGACGATCAAGGTCGAGGTGGGCGACACCGTCGCAGCCGGTCAGCCGGTCGCCTCGATCGAGGCGATGAAGATGGAAGCGGCGATCACCTCACCCGTCGACGGCGTCGTGGAGCGACTGGCGGTCACCGGGACGCAACAGGTGGAGGCAGGGGACCTTTTGGCCGTCGTGCGCCCCTCCGAGTAA
- a CDS encoding ParA family protein, with product MHVLSVSSLKGGVGKTTVTLGLASAAFARGVRTLVVDLDPQSDVSTGMDIQVAGRLNVADVLANPKEKVVRQAITSSGWAKVHPGTIDVMIGSPSAINFDGPHPSVRDVWKLEEALATIEPDYDLVLIDCAPSLNALTRTAWAASDRVIVVTEPGLFSVAAADRALRAIEEIRRGLSPRLQPLGIVVNRVRPQSIEHQFRIKELRDMFGPLVLSPQLPERTSLQQAQGAAKPLHIWPGDSAQELAADFDALLDRVMRTGRIPDPAEARA from the coding sequence GTGCACGTACTCTCCGTCAGCTCACTCAAGGGCGGGGTCGGCAAGACGACGGTCACACTGGGGCTCGCATCCGCTGCGTTCGCTCGCGGTGTTCGAACCCTCGTCGTCGATCTCGACCCGCAGTCCGACGTGTCGACGGGGATGGACATCCAGGTGGCCGGCCGGCTGAACGTCGCCGATGTGCTGGCCAACCCGAAGGAGAAGGTCGTCCGTCAGGCGATCACCTCCAGCGGCTGGGCGAAGGTGCACCCCGGCACGATCGACGTGATGATCGGTAGCCCCTCGGCGATCAACTTCGACGGCCCGCACCCGAGTGTGCGCGACGTCTGGAAGCTCGAAGAGGCACTCGCGACGATCGAGCCCGACTACGACCTCGTGCTGATCGACTGCGCGCCGTCGCTGAATGCCCTCACGCGCACCGCGTGGGCGGCATCGGACCGTGTGATCGTCGTGACCGAGCCTGGACTGTTCTCCGTCGCCGCCGCCGACCGCGCGCTGCGTGCGATCGAGGAGATCCGCCGCGGGTTGTCCCCGCGCCTGCAGCCACTGGGCATCGTCGTGAACCGGGTGCGCCCGCAGTCGATCGAGCACCAGTTCCGCATCAAGGAACTGCGCGACATGTTCGGCCCGCTCGTGCTGTCGCCGCAGCTGCCGGAGCGCACGTCGCTGCAGCAGGCGCAGGGTGCCGCGAAGCCGCTGCACATCTGGCCGGGCGATTCCGCGCAGGAGCTCGCCGCCGACTTCGACGCGCTGCTGGACCGCGTGATGCGCACCGGCCGGATCCCCGACCCCGCCGAAGCCCGCGCCTGA
- a CDS encoding MerR family transcriptional regulator, giving the protein MAQVAPRGRSTPAGYLSIGQVLARLAPEFPSLTSSKLRFLEVQGIVTPTRTESGYRKFSGGDLERLRLALSLQRDHYMPLQRIREVLDERDAGHDIGALMPPSITSTPRRYRRDELILAAGAESSLLGDAITAGLLAGADSYDERALTLLRALAGLAEHGIQPRHLRSLRQSAERDVALVETALAPMLRRTDATARARAGELAPELVRRLDELRTAFVLTALERITP; this is encoded by the coding sequence ATGGCGCAGGTCGCACCCCGCGGGCGTTCCACGCCGGCGGGCTATCTCAGCATCGGTCAGGTCCTTGCGCGACTGGCCCCCGAATTCCCCTCACTGACCAGCAGCAAGCTGCGCTTCCTTGAGGTGCAGGGCATCGTCACGCCCACCCGCACCGAGTCGGGGTACCGCAAGTTCTCTGGCGGCGACCTCGAACGGCTGCGCCTGGCACTGTCGCTCCAGCGCGACCACTACATGCCGCTGCAGCGCATCCGCGAGGTTCTCGACGAGCGCGACGCCGGCCACGACATCGGTGCGCTCATGCCGCCGTCGATCACGTCGACGCCGCGCCGGTACCGTCGCGACGAGCTCATCCTCGCCGCCGGTGCCGAGTCGAGCCTGCTCGGGGACGCGATCACGGCGGGCCTGCTCGCCGGCGCGGACTCGTACGACGAGCGGGCGCTGACCCTGCTGCGCGCGCTCGCGGGACTTGCCGAACACGGCATCCAGCCCCGTCACCTGCGTTCGCTGCGCCAGAGCGCCGAACGTGATGTCGCGCTCGTGGAGACCGCCCTGGCCCCGATGCTGCGACGAACGGATGCCACCGCGCGCGCCCGCGCCGGCGAACTGGCACCCGAACTCGTGCGACGACTGGACGAGTTGCGCACCGCATTCGTGCTGACGGCGCTCGAGAGAATCACCCCGTAG